The proteins below come from a single Caulobacter flavus genomic window:
- a CDS encoding TCR/Tet family MFS transporter, producing the protein MSDTNAHPARKAALGFIFVTALMDVLSLGLMIPVLPSLVKEMAGGHTDAAAQWTAAFGMVWGTMQFFCSPILGMMSDRFGRRPVILISIFGLGIDYIFMALAPTLWWLFVGRIIHGVTAASFSAAGAYIADVTPEKGRAKAFGLIGAAWSVGFIAGPALGGLLGKIDLHLPFWVAAAMALLNWLYGLLVLPESLPPEKRIKRFDWSKANPVGSLKLLGSHPDLPRLGVVSFLMQLAHNAYPSVFVLYTGYRYGWDTAQIGLLMMLSGVLGVIVQALLIGPIVDRLKERGAVIVGLVCFVVSFAVFAFAPNGWIFASGLFVSAFAALIQPGLMGMMTKRVGPSEQGQLQGANSAIMGLTAIIGPALYGLSLAFAVRHEQTLHLPGLPLVIAGLLALGGLLVILSTRRARPLAVAEPGLDPAR; encoded by the coding sequence ATGTCCGACACCAACGCCCATCCGGCCCGCAAGGCGGCGCTGGGCTTCATCTTCGTCACGGCCCTGATGGACGTGCTGTCGCTGGGCCTGATGATCCCGGTGCTGCCCAGCCTGGTGAAGGAGATGGCCGGCGGCCACACCGACGCCGCCGCCCAGTGGACGGCCGCGTTCGGCATGGTCTGGGGCACGATGCAGTTCTTCTGCTCGCCGATCCTGGGGATGATGTCCGACCGCTTCGGCCGGCGGCCCGTGATCCTGATCTCGATCTTCGGCCTGGGGATCGACTACATCTTCATGGCCCTGGCCCCGACCCTGTGGTGGCTGTTCGTCGGCCGGATCATTCACGGGGTCACGGCCGCCAGCTTCTCGGCGGCGGGCGCCTACATCGCCGACGTCACGCCCGAGAAGGGGCGGGCCAAGGCCTTCGGCCTGATCGGCGCCGCCTGGAGCGTCGGCTTCATCGCCGGTCCGGCGCTGGGCGGCCTGCTGGGCAAGATCGACCTGCACCTGCCGTTCTGGGTGGCGGCGGCCATGGCGCTGCTGAACTGGCTGTACGGCCTGCTGGTGCTGCCCGAGTCCCTGCCGCCCGAGAAGCGCATCAAGCGCTTCGACTGGAGCAAGGCCAACCCCGTCGGCTCGCTGAAGCTCCTGGGCTCGCATCCCGATCTGCCGCGCCTGGGCGTGGTCAGCTTCCTGATGCAGCTGGCCCACAACGCCTATCCCAGCGTCTTCGTGCTCTACACCGGCTATCGCTACGGCTGGGACACTGCCCAGATCGGCCTTCTGATGATGCTGTCGGGCGTGCTGGGCGTCATCGTCCAGGCCCTGCTGATCGGGCCGATCGTCGATCGCCTGAAAGAACGCGGCGCGGTGATCGTCGGCCTGGTCTGCTTCGTCGTCTCGTTCGCGGTCTTCGCCTTCGCGCCCAACGGCTGGATCTTCGCCTCGGGCCTTTTCGTCAGCGCCTTCGCCGCCCTGATCCAGCCGGGCCTGATGGGCATGATGACCAAGCGCGTCGGCCCCAGCGAGCAGGGCCAGCTGCAGGGCGCCAACTCGGCGATCATGGGCCTGACGGCGATCATCGGTCCGGCGCTCTACGGCCTGTCGCTGGCCTTCGCCGTACGCCACGAGCAGACCCTGCACCTGCCGGGCCTGCCGCTGGTCATCGCCGGCCTGCTGGCGCTGGGCGGCCTGCTGGTCATTCTGAGCACCCGCAGGGCCCGTCCGCTGGCGGTCGCGGAACCGGGCCTTGATCCCGCGCGCTGA
- a CDS encoding Do family serine endopeptidase produces MSKPALRVLIPTLALLAACSDPASRSQAQSIPELAQPTRKAPTDPGSMKSSFAPVVKKTAPAIVNVASRRVVQRQQSRDPFWDFFMGGGGGAPRAQVQGSLGSGAIVRADGVIITNHHNIENMSDITVQLADRREFPATVLLDDPRSDLAVLKIDTKGERLPTIAIDDQEQLEVGDLVLAMGNPFGVGQTVTNGIVSALARTDVGAAEFGSYIQTDAAINPGNSGGPLVDMDGDLIGVNTFIISRSGSSSGVGFAIPAAVVRQVVSTALGGAHSVVRPWLGVRGQPVTGDLAKSLGMTTPRGVLVSDVYPGASASKGGIKEGDVILSIDGQAVNDEGGGAFAIGTHKIGDRVPVVIRRGDREQTLTIRAEAAPEVPAKDERTISGRNPFDGATVMNLSPAAAQDIGADAFAGKGVLVTKVGQGFALNAGLRPGDFVREVNGKAINTTADLAAATRGDAATWNVVIERNGQRIAARFRT; encoded by the coding sequence TTGTCCAAGCCCGCCCTTCGCGTCCTGATCCCGACCCTGGCCCTGCTGGCCGCCTGCTCGGATCCGGCCTCGCGCAGCCAGGCCCAGTCCATCCCGGAACTCGCCCAGCCCACCCGCAAGGCGCCCACAGATCCGGGCTCGATGAAGTCCTCCTTCGCCCCGGTGGTGAAGAAGACGGCGCCGGCCATCGTCAACGTGGCGAGCCGTCGCGTGGTGCAGCGCCAGCAGTCGCGCGACCCGTTCTGGGACTTCTTCATGGGCGGCGGCGGCGGCGCGCCCCGCGCCCAGGTGCAGGGCTCGCTCGGCTCGGGCGCCATCGTCCGCGCCGACGGGGTGATCATCACCAATCACCACAACATCGAGAACATGAGCGACATCACCGTGCAGCTCGCCGACCGGCGCGAGTTTCCGGCCACGGTGCTGCTCGACGACCCGCGCTCGGACCTCGCCGTCCTGAAGATCGACACCAAGGGCGAGCGCCTGCCGACCATCGCCATCGACGACCAGGAACAGCTGGAGGTCGGCGACCTGGTGCTGGCCATGGGCAACCCGTTCGGCGTCGGCCAGACGGTCACCAACGGCATCGTCTCGGCCCTGGCCCGCACCGATGTCGGCGCGGCCGAGTTCGGCAGCTACATCCAGACCGACGCGGCCATCAATCCGGGCAATTCCGGCGGTCCGCTGGTCGACATGGACGGCGACCTGATCGGCGTGAACACCTTCATCATCTCGCGCTCGGGCTCGTCCAGCGGCGTCGGCTTCGCCATCCCGGCGGCTGTTGTGCGCCAGGTGGTGTCGACCGCTCTGGGCGGCGCCCACAGCGTCGTGCGGCCGTGGCTGGGCGTGCGCGGCCAGCCGGTCACCGGCGACCTGGCCAAGAGCCTGGGCATGACAACCCCGCGGGGCGTGCTGGTGTCGGACGTCTATCCTGGAGCATCGGCGTCCAAGGGCGGCATCAAGGAAGGCGACGTCATCCTGTCGATCGACGGCCAGGCGGTGAACGACGAGGGCGGCGGCGCCTTCGCCATCGGCACCCACAAGATCGGCGACCGCGTGCCGGTGGTGATCCGCCGCGGCGACCGCGAGCAGACCCTGACCATCCGCGCCGAAGCCGCGCCGGAAGTTCCGGCCAAGGACGAGCGCACGATCAGCGGCCGCAACCCCTTCGACGGCGCGACGGTGATGAACCTGTCGCCCGCCGCCGCCCAGGACATCGGCGCCGACGCCTTCGCCGGCAAGGGCGTGCTGGTCACCAAGGTCGGCCAGGGCTTCGCGCTGAACGCCGGCCTGCGTCCCGGCGACTTCGTGCGCGAGGTCAACGGCAAGGCCATCAACACCACGGCCGATCTGGCCGCCGCCACCCGCGGCGACGCGGCGACCTGGAACGTCGTCATCGAGCGCAACGGCCAGCGCATCGCGGCCCGCTTCCGCACCTGA
- a CDS encoding MmcQ/YjbR family DNA-binding protein encodes MTADDFRRLALALPGVVEGAHMGTTDFRVGRIFATLGYPDARHGMVQLTRDLQEMLVAAEPAAFFPVRGGWGLKGATNVVLDAIDEPTLKSALEQAWRLKAGKRLLAELDARK; translated from the coding sequence GTGACCGCCGACGACTTTCGCCGCCTGGCGCTGGCCCTGCCGGGTGTGGTCGAGGGCGCGCACATGGGCACGACGGATTTCCGCGTCGGACGGATCTTCGCCACCTTGGGCTATCCCGACGCCCGCCACGGCATGGTGCAGTTGACCCGCGACCTGCAGGAGATGCTGGTCGCCGCCGAGCCGGCCGCCTTCTTTCCGGTCAGGGGCGGATGGGGGCTGAAGGGGGCGACCAATGTCGTGCTCGACGCGATCGACGAGCCCACCCTGAAGAGCGCCTTGGAGCAGGCCTGGCGGCTGAAGGCCGGCAAGCGGCTGCTGGCCGAACTGGATGCGCGCAAGTGA
- a CDS encoding SRPBCC domain-containing protein, translated as MSARILVALRMKAAPERVFDAFVGEIGAWWRPNPLFSFTPRSPGALSFEGQGEGARLVERLASGKVFEIGRVRVWARGERLVFGWRQAAFAADMDTEVEVRFEAVGEETRVTVEHRGWETVPAGHVARHGFPDQVFLLRHGQWWTGLLEGLAEHLR; from the coding sequence ATGAGCGCCCGCATCCTCGTGGCTCTGCGCATGAAGGCCGCGCCCGAGCGGGTGTTCGACGCCTTCGTCGGCGAGATCGGCGCCTGGTGGCGGCCCAATCCGCTGTTCTCGTTCACGCCGCGCTCGCCCGGCGCTCTTTCCTTCGAAGGCCAGGGGGAGGGCGCGCGCCTGGTCGAGCGCCTGGCCTCGGGCAAGGTGTTCGAGATCGGCCGAGTACGCGTCTGGGCGCGCGGCGAGCGGCTGGTGTTCGGCTGGCGGCAGGCGGCGTTCGCCGCCGACATGGACACCGAGGTCGAGGTCCGCTTCGAGGCCGTCGGCGAGGAGACCCGCGTCACCGTCGAGCACCGCGGCTGGGAGACCGTGCCGGCCGGACACGTGGCCCGCCACGGCTTTCCCGACCAGGTCTTCCTGCTGCGCCACGGCCAGTGGTGGACGGGGCTGCTGGAGGGGCTGGCGGAGCACTTGCGCTGA
- the rpsK gene encoding 30S ribosomal protein S11, whose amino-acid sequence MAKEPGRVKKRERKNITSGVAHVNASFNNTMITITDAQGNTISWSSAGMMGFKGSRKSTPYAAQMAAEDAGKKAAEHGVKTLEVNVSGPGSGRESALRALQAVGMTITTIRDVTPIPHNGCRPPKRRRV is encoded by the coding sequence ATGGCCAAGGAACCGGGTCGCGTTAAAAAGCGCGAACGCAAGAACATCACCTCGGGCGTGGCGCACGTGAACGCCTCGTTCAACAACACCATGATCACCATCACGGACGCTCAGGGGAACACCATCTCCTGGTCGAGCGCCGGCATGATGGGCTTCAAGGGCTCGCGCAAGTCGACCCCGTACGCCGCTCAGATGGCCGCCGAAGACGCGGGCAAGAAGGCTGCGGAACACGGCGTGAAGACCCTGGAAGTCAACGTTTCGGGTCCGGGTTCGGGTCGTGAATCGGCCCTGCGCGCCCTGCAGGCCGTCGGCATGACCATCACGACGATCCGCGACGTCACGCCGATCCCGCACAACGGCTGCCGTCCGCCCAAGCGCCGTCGCGTCTAG
- a CDS encoding ABC transporter permease subunit — protein MLADAISAERFRLLKDRGTLFWGVLFSPIAGLALGVGGELFARGMMKGMPPIPVDLVGRMVKALAGGASPVVGLFVLILSTAVLAGDYRWETWRLLTPRNGRVNLLLAKLATVAGAVAVSLVLYALAAALGGLFSAVTSGAPLVAYRGSAATDLIGTFAVSWLQLMVLVALSAVVGVTTRSTMGALIVGLVVAVVQSIVASQMHEPSLKALAIPAFSGDLLKTVILTPRSVVDEPAPWGLALGFLVAWFAGLTAAALALFQRQDLTRE, from the coding sequence ATGCTCGCTGACGCCATTTCGGCCGAACGCTTCCGCCTGCTCAAGGACCGGGGCACGCTGTTCTGGGGCGTGCTGTTCTCGCCCATCGCCGGCCTGGCGCTAGGCGTCGGCGGCGAGCTTTTCGCGCGCGGAATGATGAAGGGCATGCCGCCGATCCCGGTCGATCTGGTCGGGCGCATGGTCAAGGCGCTGGCCGGCGGCGCCTCGCCCGTCGTGGGCCTGTTCGTGCTGATCCTGTCGACCGCCGTGCTGGCCGGCGACTACCGCTGGGAGACCTGGCGGCTTCTGACCCCGCGCAACGGCCGTGTGAACCTGTTGCTGGCCAAGCTGGCGACCGTCGCCGGCGCGGTGGCGGTAAGCCTCGTGCTCTACGCCCTGGCCGCCGCGCTGGGCGGCCTGTTCAGCGCCGTCACCAGCGGCGCGCCGCTCGTGGCCTATCGCGGCTCGGCGGCCACCGACCTGATCGGGACCTTCGCGGTCAGCTGGCTGCAGTTGATGGTGTTGGTCGCCCTGTCGGCCGTGGTGGGCGTGACCACCCGCTCGACCATGGGCGCGCTGATCGTCGGCTTGGTCGTGGCGGTCGTCCAGTCGATCGTCGCCAGCCAGATGCACGAGCCCAGCCTGAAGGCCCTGGCCATTCCCGCCTTCTCGGGCGACCTGCTGAAGACCGTGATCCTGACCCCGCGCAGCGTCGTCGATGAGCCCGCCCCCTGGGGCCTGGCGCTCGGCTTCCTGGTCGCCTGGTTCGCCGGCCTCACGGCCGCGGCCCTGGCCCTCTTCCAGCGGCAGGACCTGACGCGGGAATGA
- a CDS encoding DNA-directed RNA polymerase subunit alpha, with product MIERNWNELIRPEKPQIETGADASRKARIVAEPLERGFGVTLGNALRRVLLSSLQGAAVTAIQIDGVVHEFSSLEGVREDVVDIVLNIKQLAVRMHAEGPKRMTLRASGAGPVTAGQIETPADIEILNPDHVLCTLDEGGSVRMEFTVNTGKGYVPADQNRPEDAPIGLIAVDALYSPVKRVAYKVEPTREGQRLDRDKLTLEVETNGAVTPVDAVAYAARILQDQLQIFITFEEPKAKAADESKPELPFNPALLKKVDELELSVRSANCLKNDNIVYIGDLIQKTEAEMLRTPNFGRKSLNEIKEVLAGMGLHLGMDVPNWPPENIEDLAKKFDDQI from the coding sequence GTGATCGAAAGAAACTGGAACGAGCTGATCCGTCCTGAGAAGCCGCAGATCGAAACCGGCGCCGACGCCAGCCGCAAGGCTCGCATCGTCGCTGAACCGCTCGAGCGTGGTTTCGGTGTGACGCTCGGCAACGCCCTGCGTCGCGTTCTCCTCTCGTCGCTGCAAGGCGCCGCCGTCACCGCCATCCAGATCGATGGCGTGGTGCACGAGTTCTCGTCGCTCGAGGGCGTTCGCGAAGACGTCGTCGACATCGTTCTGAATATCAAGCAACTCGCCGTGCGCATGCACGCCGAGGGCCCCAAGCGCATGACCCTGCGCGCCTCGGGCGCCGGTCCGGTCACCGCTGGCCAGATCGAAACCCCGGCCGACATCGAAATCCTGAACCCCGACCACGTGCTCTGCACGCTGGACGAGGGCGGCTCGGTGCGCATGGAATTCACGGTCAACACCGGCAAGGGCTACGTCCCGGCCGACCAGAACCGTCCGGAAGACGCGCCGATCGGCCTGATCGCCGTCGACGCCCTGTACTCGCCGGTGAAGCGTGTGGCCTACAAGGTCGAGCCGACCCGCGAAGGCCAGCGCCTGGACCGTGACAAGCTGACCCTGGAAGTCGAGACCAACGGCGCCGTCACCCCGGTGGACGCCGTGGCCTACGCCGCTCGCATCCTGCAAGACCAGCTGCAGATCTTCATCACCTTCGAAGAGCCCAAGGCCAAGGCCGCGGACGAGTCGAAGCCCGAGCTGCCGTTCAACCCGGCTCTGCTCAAGAAGGTCGACGAGCTGGAACTGTCGGTCCGTTCGGCCAACTGCCTGAAGAACGACAACATCGTCTACATCGGCGACCTGATCCAGAAGACCGAAGCCGAGATGCTCCGCACCCCGAACTTCGGTCGCAAGTCGCTGAACGAGATCAAGGAAGTGCTCGCCGGCATGGGCCTGCACCTCGGCATGGACGTGCCGAACTGGCCGCCGGAAAACATCGAAGACCTGGCCAAGAAGTTCGACGACCAGATCTAA
- a CDS encoding ArsR/SmtB family transcription factor, translating to MSLDSTLAALAEPHRRRTVELLADGPRRAGELAEALGLSPPAMSRHLRALREARLVEESHPPFDARVRVYALRPEPMAELKAWAAAAETLWSDQLLALKAHVEAETGGT from the coding sequence GTGAGCCTGGACAGCACCCTGGCGGCGCTGGCCGAGCCGCACCGCAGGCGGACGGTGGAGCTGCTGGCCGACGGTCCGCGCCGGGCTGGCGAGCTTGCCGAGGCCTTGGGCCTGTCGCCGCCGGCCATGAGCCGCCATCTGCGGGCCCTGCGCGAGGCGCGGCTGGTCGAGGAGAGCCACCCGCCGTTCGACGCCCGGGTGCGGGTCTACGCCCTGCGGCCCGAGCCCATGGCCGAGCTGAAGGCCTGGGCCGCCGCCGCCGAGACGCTGTGGAGCGACCAGCTCCTGGCGCTGAAGGCCCATGTCGAGGCGGAGACAGGCGGGACATGA
- a CDS encoding ectonucleotide pyrophosphatase/phosphodiesterase — translation MTVLSRFAALLAIAVLSGCATAPRPVAEGPPAQGATTRAPLTILVSIDGFRADYLDRGDTPAMKALADDGVRAAMRPSFPSLTFPNHYALVTGKRPDHNGIVGNTMEDPQIPGVTFTLSNRDAVTDSRWWEMAKPIWVSAEQQGVRTGTMFWPGSEAQIDGVRPTKWAVFDQKKPSNDRVDTLLSWIDDSKDAPLGLATLYFDIVDSAGHRYGPDSAEVRKAAADVDAAIARLVEGLKARGLYETTNLVIVADHGMAPLPGAQRVVLDQAVDVSKLRYVGLGAIAGIYPNKGEEAAVAAALTKPQVHMTCWEKGKIPARLHYGSNRRIAPIVCSAQTGWYITTAESQAKRTSPERDGGAHGFDNADPLMQAVFVARGPAFKSGKTLPVFDNVDVYPLLAKVTGVRPEKVDGQLAPVAGALR, via the coding sequence ATGACCGTTCTTTCCCGCTTCGCCGCCTTGCTGGCGATCGCCGTCCTTTCCGGCTGCGCGACCGCGCCGCGACCGGTCGCCGAAGGCCCGCCCGCCCAAGGCGCGACCACCAGGGCGCCGCTGACCATCCTGGTCTCGATCGACGGCTTCCGCGCCGACTACCTGGATCGCGGCGACACCCCGGCCATGAAGGCCCTGGCCGACGACGGCGTGCGCGCGGCCATGCGCCCGTCGTTCCCCTCGCTGACCTTCCCCAACCACTACGCCCTGGTCACCGGCAAGCGCCCCGACCACAACGGCATCGTCGGCAACACCATGGAGGACCCGCAGATCCCGGGCGTGACCTTCACCCTGAGCAATCGCGACGCGGTGACCGACAGCCGCTGGTGGGAGATGGCCAAGCCGATCTGGGTCAGCGCCGAACAGCAGGGCGTCAGGACCGGCACGATGTTCTGGCCGGGTTCGGAAGCCCAGATCGACGGCGTGCGCCCGACCAAGTGGGCCGTGTTCGACCAGAAGAAGCCCTCCAACGATCGCGTCGACACGCTGCTGTCCTGGATCGACGACAGCAAGGACGCCCCGCTGGGCCTGGCCACGCTCTATTTCGACATCGTCGACAGCGCCGGCCACCGCTACGGCCCGGACTCGGCCGAGGTGCGCAAGGCCGCCGCCGACGTCGACGCCGCCATCGCCCGTCTGGTCGAGGGCCTGAAGGCCCGCGGCCTGTACGAGACCACCAACCTCGTCATCGTCGCCGACCACGGCATGGCCCCGCTGCCGGGCGCCCAGCGCGTGGTGCTGGACCAAGCGGTCGACGTCAGCAAGCTGCGCTATGTCGGCCTGGGCGCGATCGCCGGCATCTATCCCAACAAGGGCGAGGAAGCGGCCGTCGCCGCAGCTCTGACCAAGCCGCAGGTGCACATGACCTGCTGGGAGAAGGGCAAGATCCCGGCCCGGCTGCACTATGGCAGCAACCGCCGCATCGCCCCGATCGTCTGCTCGGCGCAGACCGGCTGGTACATCACCACCGCCGAGTCCCAGGCCAAGCGCACCAGCCCCGAGCGCGACGGCGGCGCCCACGGCTTCGACAACGCCGACCCGCTGATGCAGGCGGTGTTCGTGGCGCGCGGCCCGGCCTTCAAGTCGGGCAAGACCCTGCCGGTGTTCGACAATGTCGACGTCTATCCGCTGCTGGCCAAGGTGACGGGCGTGCGCCCCGAGAAGGTCGACGGCCAGCTGGCCCCCGTGGCCGGCGCGCTGCGCTAG
- the rplQ gene encoding 50S ribosomal protein L17 — MRHGYAHRKLGRTSAHRTAMFANMSASLIKHEQIVTTLPKAKELRPIVEKLVTLAKRGDLHARRQAISSVRDVEQVGKLFAVLGPRYKDRQGGYIRVLKAGFRYGDNAPMAVIEFVDRDVSEKGKDSGPVYANEAED, encoded by the coding sequence ATGCGTCACGGTTACGCCCACCGCAAACTCGGCCGCACCTCGGCTCACCGCACTGCCATGTTCGCCAACATGTCGGCTTCGCTGATCAAGCACGAGCAGATCGTCACCACCCTGCCGAAGGCCAAGGAACTGCGTCCGATCGTCGAAAAGCTGGTCACCCTGGCCAAGCGCGGCGACCTGCACGCTCGTCGTCAGGCCATCAGCTCGGTTCGCGACGTCGAACAAGTCGGCAAGCTCTTCGCCGTGCTCGGCCCGCGCTACAAGGATCGTCAGGGCGGCTACATCCGCGTCCTGAAGGCCGGCTTCCGCTACGGCGACAACGCCCCGATGGCCGTGATCGAGTTCGTCGATCGCGACGTCTCGGAAAAGGGCAAGGACTCGGGTCCGGTCTACGCCAACGAAGCCGAAGACTGA
- a CDS encoding ABC transporter ATP-binding protein, translated as MSFALEAEGLTKTYGAVRALDDLTLRIPAGGVFGVLGPNGAGKSTLFRIAMGLVRPTSGVARLSGSPAGHASSLRQVGAMIETPRYPPYLTARDTLKMLALQSGARDVDIDGWLDRVGLSGAADRKTSTYSVGMKQRLGLAAVFFTRPTLAILDEPTSGMDPAGIQEIRELIRRLAAEEGATIILASHQLDEVRRVCDRVAILAKGKLVAEGPVETLAGRKPALRLVASPVAQVLELLGEQGAADGPDAVLAQIERHEAPALIRALVGAGVDIHEARWREADLESAYLDILQAKEPADAR; from the coding sequence ATGAGTTTCGCGCTAGAGGCCGAAGGGCTGACCAAGACCTACGGCGCCGTGCGGGCGCTGGACGACTTGACCCTGAGGATCCCCGCGGGAGGGGTGTTCGGCGTGCTGGGCCCCAACGGGGCCGGCAAGAGCACCCTGTTCCGCATCGCCATGGGACTGGTGCGGCCGACCTCGGGCGTCGCCCGGCTGTCCGGCTCGCCGGCGGGCCATGCCTCGTCGCTGCGCCAGGTGGGCGCGATGATCGAGACGCCGCGCTACCCGCCCTACCTGACCGCCCGCGACACGCTGAAGATGCTGGCCCTGCAGAGCGGCGCCCGTGACGTCGACATCGACGGCTGGCTGGATCGAGTGGGCCTGTCGGGCGCCGCCGACCGCAAGACCTCGACCTATTCGGTGGGCATGAAGCAGCGGCTGGGCCTGGCGGCGGTGTTCTTCACCCGCCCCACCCTGGCCATCCTGGACGAGCCGACCAGCGGCATGGATCCGGCCGGCATCCAGGAGATCCGCGAACTGATCCGCCGCCTCGCCGCCGAAGAAGGCGCGACCATCATCCTGGCCAGCCACCAGCTGGACGAGGTGCGGCGGGTGTGCGACCGCGTGGCGATCCTGGCCAAGGGCAAGCTGGTGGCCGAGGGACCGGTCGAGACCCTGGCCGGCCGCAAGCCGGCCCTGCGCCTAGTCGCCAGCCCGGTCGCCCAGGTGCTGGAGCTGCTCGGCGAGCAAGGCGCCGCCGACGGCCCCGACGCCGTGCTGGCTCAGATCGAGCGCCACGAGGCCCCTGCCCTGATCCGCGCCCTGGTGGGCGCCGGCGTCGACATCCACGAGGCCCGCTGGCGCGAGGCCGACCTGGAAAGCGCCTATCTCGACATCCTGCAAGCCAAGGAGCCGGCCGATGCTCGCTGA
- a CDS encoding VOC family protein, producing MARLTSALCYKDPKAALKWLEAAFGFELVLLIEDGEGNLAHSQMSLGEAHVMVGNEWSADHASPASLGGKNTQTVHIHIEDDVDAHCQRARAAGAEILMEPDTQFYGDRTYRCRDLEGHIWTVGQTVKAVTREEAQAATGLKIQGWV from the coding sequence ATGGCCCGCCTGACTTCGGCGCTCTGCTACAAGGATCCCAAGGCCGCCCTGAAGTGGCTGGAGGCCGCGTTCGGCTTCGAGTTGGTCCTGCTGATCGAGGACGGCGAGGGCAATCTCGCCCACTCGCAGATGAGCCTGGGCGAGGCCCACGTGATGGTCGGCAACGAGTGGAGCGCCGACCACGCCAGCCCTGCCTCGCTGGGCGGCAAGAACACCCAGACCGTGCACATCCACATCGAGGACGACGTCGACGCTCATTGCCAGCGCGCCCGCGCGGCCGGGGCCGAGATCCTGATGGAGCCGGACACCCAGTTCTACGGCGACCGCACCTATCGCTGCCGCGACCTGGAAGGCCACATCTGGACGGTGGGGCAGACGGTCAAGGCCGTCACCCGCGAGGAGGCGCAGGCCGCCACCGGCCTGAAGATCCAGGGCTGGGTGTGA